In a genomic window of Spiroplasma melliferum:
- a CDS encoding helicase with SNF2 domain codes for MIYCQVATKHSGDYYDVNVVFALSNNLTFLTRQNCSCIDYNFQHQICQHIIAVLLFAFYESNNNLLTWRLFFTATDQLLTTFINKNKQTYALKERIITCECNLIIDSTLQQPPAVQLKLGYEGEQLFVIKNIYHFLSFLTKHALDPDYIKGYEISQKFTFYPNKSTLSPFAEKVIKFLQQEFINVSSFLQTQKMDFYGVSITRSFGFSASQTDQFLSHIKGETIKLIIDGEEYSDVKISVEQYQPSLSIQQKDNVIQIINKKENPIILTSSQQSLFDAKQIFLLNHKDTFLLGPIYQTMVLTKHNKITFTPQQTNDVIKEIVALLDYPYNTIQIDPIILNSLEKTPLVIESYFDFKNKEIMLRPLFRYGAITFDLLNKSNNANKIVLRNVYHEQEYLTFCKQLGFVQKGHYFILNELEHVLKLLSKDILTLEKLSQIFYTDNFKNVRLIDFKVTSSTINVNQNNDWLEFDFKLSKLDYSDLGEILNAINHNQKYYQLTNGSIIDLQEQTLQKFATLINQFNFKQEQFAQGKLQVPKYHALTVYNNLDLWAEFNCHFNLDFDHLITKIKHLEQNEFSVPTSLTSMMCDFQKKGYFWLKTLASLGFGGILADEMGLGKTLQTISFILKEYELNQQMAPVLIIVPAALIYNWKTEIDRFAPMLQTLVIAGERKTREMLFTKITQGQVVITSYPLLRRDIHYYQQIFFQYCFLDEAQHIKNPHSINAKLVNTLKTGIRFALTGTPIENNLTELWSIFNFILPGFLLQHQQFQKRYEIPIIRDQNEAVKKELLQKIAPFILRRLKRGVMSELPPKIENKILVEMTARQKKIYAAYANAAREEINKILTAGQYQQNRLKIFATLTKLRQICCDPSILDKKYQNESAKLDALRDIFDDLAGSGHKILIFSQFTTVLKRIKAIVEEIGLQYFYLDGKTRSESRVLMTQKFNEDKTINIFLISLKAGGVGLNLTAADVVIHFDPWWNPSVENQATDRAHRFGQQNTVQVIKLIAKGTIEEKILTIQNNKQEVINAVLNNNSENANFTKFSEAELRNILEL; via the coding sequence ATGATTTATTGTCAAGTAGCAACAAAACATAGTGGGGATTATTATGATGTTAATGTTGTTTTTGCTTTAAGTAATAATTTAACTTTTTTAACACGGCAAAATTGTAGCTGTATTGACTATAATTTTCAACATCAAATTTGTCAGCATATTATTGCTGTTTTGCTTTTTGCTTTTTATGAATCAAACAATAATTTACTTACATGACGATTATTTTTTACAGCAACTGATCAACTATTAACAACATTTATTAATAAAAATAAACAAACCTATGCCTTAAAAGAACGAATTATTACTTGTGAATGTAATTTAATTATTGATTCTACTTTGCAACAACCACCAGCCGTACAACTAAAGTTAGGATATGAAGGTGAGCAATTATTTGTTATTAAAAATATTTATCATTTTTTGAGTTTTTTAACAAAACATGCCCTTGACCCAGATTATATAAAAGGTTACGAAATTTCACAAAAATTTACTTTTTATCCCAATAAAAGTACGCTTTCACCATTTGCTGAAAAAGTAATTAAGTTTTTGCAACAAGAGTTTATTAATGTTAGTAGTTTTTTACAAACACAGAAAATGGATTTTTATGGGGTATCAATTACAAGAAGTTTTGGGTTTTCAGCATCACAAACTGATCAATTTTTAAGTCACATTAAAGGTGAAACAATTAAGCTAATAATTGATGGTGAAGAATATTCTGATGTTAAAATTAGCGTTGAGCAATATCAACCATCCTTATCTATTCAACAAAAAGATAATGTTATTCAAATTATTAATAAAAAAGAAAATCCAATTATTTTAACATCATCTCAACAAAGTCTATTTGATGCTAAGCAAATTTTTTTATTAAATCATAAAGATACTTTTTTATTAGGTCCAATTTATCAAACAATGGTACTAACAAAACACAATAAAATTACATTTACTCCCCAACAAACTAATGATGTTATTAAAGAAATTGTTGCATTATTAGATTATCCATATAATACGATTCAAATTGACCCTATAATTTTAAACTCATTAGAAAAAACACCATTAGTTATTGAAAGCTATTTTGATTTTAAAAACAAAGAAATTATGTTACGCCCTCTTTTTCGCTATGGAGCAATAACATTTGATTTACTAAATAAATCAAATAATGCCAATAAAATTGTTTTACGAAATGTTTATCATGAGCAAGAATATTTAACATTTTGTAAGCAACTTGGTTTTGTTCAAAAAGGGCATTATTTTATATTAAATGAATTAGAACATGTTTTAAAATTACTATCAAAAGATATTTTAACATTAGAAAAACTTTCACAAATTTTTTATACTGATAATTTTAAAAATGTTCGTTTAATTGATTTTAAAGTAACAAGTAGTACAATTAATGTTAATCAAAATAACGACTGGTTAGAATTTGATTTTAAACTTTCAAAACTTGATTATTCGGATTTAGGTGAAATTTTAAATGCGATTAATCATAATCAAAAATATTATCAGTTAACAAATGGTAGCATTATTGATTTGCAAGAACAAACATTGCAAAAATTTGCAACCTTAATTAATCAGTTTAATTTTAAGCAAGAACAATTTGCACAAGGAAAATTGCAAGTTCCAAAATATCATGCATTAACAGTTTACAATAACTTAGATTTATGAGCTGAGTTCAATTGTCATTTTAACCTTGATTTTGATCATTTAATTACAAAAATTAAACATTTAGAACAAAATGAATTTAGTGTTCCAACATCTTTAACATCAATGATGTGTGATTTTCAAAAAAAAGGTTATTTTTGATTAAAAACTTTAGCTTCGTTAGGCTTTGGTGGTATTTTAGCAGATGAAATGGGATTAGGAAAAACATTACAAACAATTAGTTTTATTTTAAAAGAATATGAATTAAATCAGCAAATGGCACCAGTTTTAATTATTGTTCCAGCAGCATTAATTTATAATTGAAAAACGGAAATTGACCGGTTTGCACCTATGTTACAAACACTAGTTATTGCTGGTGAACGAAAAACACGTGAAATGTTATTTACCAAAATTACGCAAGGGCAAGTGGTGATTACCTCTTATCCATTATTACGACGTGATATTCATTATTATCAACAAATTTTCTTTCAATATTGTTTTTTAGATGAAGCACAACATATTAAAAACCCACATTCAATTAATGCAAAACTAGTTAATACTTTAAAAACAGGAATTCGGTTTGCTTTGACAGGCACACCAATTGAAAATAATCTAACTGAATTATGATCAATTTTTAATTTTATTTTACCTGGTTTTTTATTACAACATCAACAATTCCAAAAGAGATATGAAATTCCAATTATTCGTGACCAAAATGAAGCAGTTAAAAAAGAATTATTACAAAAAATTGCACCGTTTATTTTGCGTCGTTTAAAACGAGGGGTAATGAGTGAATTACCACCAAAGATTGAAAATAAAATTTTAGTGGAAATGACAGCACGGCAAAAGAAAATTTATGCTGCATATGCTAATGCTGCGCGAGAAGAAATTAATAAAATTTTAACGGCAGGGCAATATCAACAAAATCGTTTAAAAATTTTTGCTACCTTAACTAAATTACGTCAAATTTGTTGTGACCCGAGTATTTTAGATAAAAAATATCAAAATGAAAGTGCTAAATTAGATGCATTACGAGATATTTTTGATGATCTTGCTGGTAGTGGTCATAAAATATTAATTTTTTCACAATTTACTACTGTTTTAAAACGAATTAAAGCAATTGTGGAAGAAATAGGTTTACAATACTTTTATTTAGACGGAAAAACTCGCTCGGAAAGTCGAGTGCTAATGACACAAAAGTTTAATGAAGATAAAACAATTAATATTTTTTTAATTTCATTAAAAGCTGGGGGAGTTGGTTTAAATTTAACAGCAGCAGATGTTGTTATTCATTTTGATCCATGATGAAATCCTTCGGTAGAGAATCAAGCAACAGACCGTGCTCATCGTTTTGGGCAACAAAATACTGTTCAGGTAATAAAGTTGATTGCAAAAGGGACCATTGAAGAAAAAATTTTAACAATTCAAAATAATAAGCAAGAGGTAATCAATGCCGTTTTAAATAATAATTCGGAAAATGCTAATTTTACAAAATTCTCAGAAGCAGAATTACGAAATATTCTTGAATTATAA